A single window of Solanum dulcamara chromosome 5, daSolDulc1.2, whole genome shotgun sequence DNA harbors:
- the LOC129889333 gene encoding cytochrome b-c1 complex subunit 7, giving the protein MASSFSRWLVDPKKNPLAAIHMKTLSSRLRNYGLRYDDLYDPMYDLDVKEALNRLPREIVDARNQRLLRAMDLSMKHQYLPEDLQAMQTPFRSYLQEMLALVKRESAEREALGALPLYQRTLP; this is encoded by the exons ATGGCATCGTCCTTCTCCAGATGGCTCGTGGATCCCAAGAAGAACCCTCTCGCCGCCATCCATATGAAAACTCTCTCCTCTCGCCTCCGTAATTACG GGCTCAGATACGATGATTTGTATGATCCGATGTATGATTTGGACGTGAAGGAAGCTCTTAATCGCCTTCCGAGGGAGATTGTTGATGCCAGAAACCAGCGCCTTCTGCGTGCCATGGACCTCTCCATGAAGCACCAGTACCTCCCAGAGGACCTCCAG GCAATGCAAACACCATTTAGGAGCTATCTTCAGGAAATGCTGGCTCTT GTTAAAAGGGAGAGTGCAGAACGTGAGGCTTTGGGAGCTTTGCCTCTTTATCAGCGTACACTTCCTTAA